In Nicotiana tabacum cultivar K326 chromosome 11, ASM71507v2, whole genome shotgun sequence, a single window of DNA contains:
- the LOC107765847 gene encoding F-box protein SNE-like yields the protein MVQLEEKGENEHKGTNFFINDNIDVLIEILQRLDGGTLGVAACVCRLWCSITRNDSLWEHLCFRHVSRPPDGVKTVVLALGGYRRLYMVCVRPVLDRLKKWKVGKESDSEVVRRVWTRHEVELSLSLFCVDYYERVFLGGGSSGGRLRGGGSGGAAAASSLMFLCNAVNV from the coding sequence ATGGTGCAACTGGAAGAGAAAGGCGAAAATGAACACAAGGGTACCAATTTTTTCATCAATGACAATATTGACGTGCTGATAGAGATATTGCAAAGGTTGGATGGTGGCACCTTAGGGGTTGCTGCATGTGTTTGTAGACTCTGGTGCTCCATCACTAGGAACGACTCTCTCTGGGAACACCTCTGCTTCCGCCACGTGTCGCGGCCTCCAGATGGTGTAAAGACAGTGGTGTTGGCTCTAGGAGGGTACCGGAGACTTTACATGGTGTGTGTTAGGCCAGTTTTGGACCGACTGAAGAAATGGAAAGTAGGAAAGGAGTCTGACTCGGAGGTTGTTAGAAGAGTTTGGACACGGCATGAAGTGGAACTTTCGTTATCGTTGTTTTGTGTGGATTATTATGAAAGGGTATTTTTGGGTGGTGGAAGCAGCGGAGGAAGACTCAGAGGTGGAGGTAGCGGTGGCGCTGCGGCAGCATCGTCGCTTATGTTCCTTTGCAACGCCGTGAACGTTTGA